A stretch of the Phyllopteryx taeniolatus isolate TA_2022b chromosome 5, UOR_Ptae_1.2, whole genome shotgun sequence genome encodes the following:
- the siah1 gene encoding E3 ubiquitin-protein ligase Siah1 — protein sequence MDEEMSRQTATALPTGNSKCPASQRVPTLSGTTASNSDLASLFECPVCFDYVLPPILQCQSGHLVCSNCRPKLTCCPTCRGPLGSIRNLAMEKVANSVLFPCKYASSGCEVTLPHTDKTEHEELCEFRPYSCPCPGASCKWQGSLDAVMPHLMHQHKSITTLQGEDIVFLATDINLPGAVDWVMMQSCFGFHFMLVLEKQEKYDGHQQFFAIVQLIGTRKQAENFAYRLELNGHRRRLTWEATPRSIHEGIATAIMNSDCLVFDTSIAQLFAENGNLGINVTISMC from the exons AAATGAGTCGCCAGACTGCCACCGCGCTGCCCACAGGAAACTCCAAGTGCCCTGCCTCCCAGCGCGTGCCCACCTTGTCAGGGACCACTGCCTCCAACAGTGACCTGGCCAGTCTGTTCGAGTGCCCGGTGTGCTTCGACTATGTCCTCCCCCCTATCCTTCAGTGCCAGTCGGGACACCTG GTATGCTCCAATTGTCGGCCCAAACTCACCTGCTGTCCCACTTGTCGAGGGCCGCTGGGCTCCATCAGGAATCTGGCTATGGAGAAGGTGGCCAACTCGGTGCTCTTCCCATGCAAATACGCCTCGTCGGGCTGCGAAGTCACGCTGCCGCACACCGACAAGACGGAACACGAGGAGCTGTGCGAGTTTCGGCCGTACTCGTGCCCTTGCCCCGGCGCCTCCTGCAAATGGCAGGGCTCCCTGGACGCCGTCATGCCTCACTTGATGCACCAACACAAGTCCATCACCACACTGCAG GGGGAGGACATCGTGTTTTTGGCCACAGACATAAACCTGCCTGGCGCAGTGGACTGGGTTATGATGCAGTCATGCTTCGGCTTCCACTTCATGCTGGTGCTGGAGAAGCAGGAGAAGTACGACGGCCACCAACAGTTCTTTGCCATCGTGCAGCTCATTGGGACACGCAAGCAAGCGGAAAACTTTGCGTACCGGCTGGAGCTCAACGGCCATCGGCGCCGCCTGACCTGGGAGGCCACGCCGCGCTCCATCCACGAGGGCATCGCCACCGCCATCATGAACAGCGACTGTCTGGTCTTCGACACGTCCATCGCGCAGCTCTTCGCCGAGAACGGCAACCTTGGTATCAATGTGACCATCTCCATGTGTTAA